GGGTCCAGGCCGGTGGTGGGCTCGTCGAGGAAGATGACCGGCGGATCGCCGATCAGGCTCATCGCGATGTCCAGGCGGCGGCGCATGCCACCGGAGTAGGTGCCCACCTTGCGCCCGCCCGCCTCTGTCAGCGAGAAGCGGCGCAGGAGATCGTCGGCGACCTTGCCGGGGTCCTTGAGGTGGCGCAGGCGGGCGACCAGCACGAGGTTCTCGCGGCCGGTGAGGATCTCGTCCACGGCGGCGAACTGGCCGGTGAGGCTGATCGACTCGCGCACGTCGGCGGCCCGGGTGGTGACGTCGTGGCCGTTCACGCGGGCGGTGCCGGCGTCCGGTCTGAGCAGGGTGGACAGGATCTTGATGGCGGTGGTCTTGCCGGCGCCGTTGGAGCCGAGCAGCGCGAAGATGCTGCCGCGCGTCACCTCGAAGTCCACGCCGCGCAGCACGTGCAGGTCCTTGTAGGACTTGTGCAGGCCGTGCACCTGGATCGCGGGGGCTTGCTGGGTCGTCGTCACTTCGTCCTGTCCTCTCCGGCGGCGCGCTCGACGGCGCTGGTGAAACGGTCGCGTTCGCGTCTGCGGTACTGACCGAGGGGGTAGTTGGCCATGAACGTCTCGACGAACTCGATGGGGTCGTCGCCGAAGACGGCGCGGATCGGGATCCCGTCGGCCGCGCTCTGCTCGAACAGGTCGGCCAGGTCCTCGTACATCGCCATCGCGCCGGCGCCGTCGGCGGGCCCGAAGTGCATCAGATACCGCTCCAGCGCCTCCACCGCGATGCGATAGTTCTCAGGCAGCCCCTTGACGCGCGCCTTGTACTGCCGCCAGCGCTTCTTGTCCTCCAGCGGCCCGAGGACGAGCTCCAGGTACTGCAGGTAGCGGCTCTTGGACTCATTGGACTCCGCGGTCAAGACTGCGGCCCTCCCTTGCGAAGTTGTTCGATGCGTTCGGCGAGGAAGCTCCAGGTCCGCCAGAACTCCTCCAGGTACTCGCGGCCCTGGGCGTTGAGTGAGTACACCTTGCGCGGCGGCCCCTTCTCCGACGGGACCTTCTCCACGTCGACCAGGCCACGCTGCTCGACCCGGACCAGCAGCGCGTAGATGGTGCCTTCGGCGATGTCGGAGAAGCCCTGGTCGCGCAGCCAGGCTGTGATCTCGTAGCCGTAGGCGGGCCGAACGGCCAGGATCGCCAGGACGATGCCCTCCAGCGTGCCCTTCAGCATCTCCGTCACGAGCTTGCCCATGGAACACCCCCCTTCCAGCTACCTAGCGATGTTGATTACCGGTACAAAGTAACACCGACTACCGGTACTTAGCAACACCGAATAGAAGTAACGAGGGTCATCTCCCGCACGGTCGGCGAGCGGGCTCCGCGACGCTGCCGTGGTCCTTCGCGTGCGCAACCTTGATGAAGCCGATGGTTCCCGCTTGCCCTCCTCCGAGCAGGAGAAGCATCGATCCGAACAGTCCGAAGAGGGGGAGCACCCATGGGACAGCACATCAAGGGACCGATGGTCCTGCGCATCTCCGAGGCCGAGATCGTCGAGAGCCAGCTCTCGGAGGACGACCTGAGGGCACTGAGCGACAAGGGCCAGGGATCCGCCAGCCCGGCCAGGATCAGATGTCCCGTCCTGTACTGCGCCGCCATGTACGACTCCGAGCAGCTGCGCTGAGACCTCCGTTGAACACCACACGGACCCACCTGCTGAACAGCGACGAGGCCCGCCGGGAGGCGGAGGAGATCCTCGCCGGCGACCGCCCGTTCGGCGACTGCGACTACATCCGTCAGCGCACCCGCATCCACTACCGCCACCGCCTGCTCCTGCTCAAGGAGCACTCCAAGGGCGCGCACCTGCTGTTCACCGCCCAGGAGGACACCTCCGACGGCCGGCACCATCAGGTGCTGGGCGATCCGGCGGTCCGGGTGGCGATCGACACCTGGCTGGGCGCCGTGCTGGGCGGGCGTGAGCTGCCCTGGCCCGAGGAGGAGCTGGACGCCGTCCTGGAGACCGCCGCCGCGCGGAGCGCTCGCGCGGACGTCCCGCCGCTGGCCGAGGGGGCGGCGGACCTGGTGAGACTGCACGAGGCCGCCTGGCCGTGGGTGTGGACGGAGCCCCGGGCGGAGGTTGATCCGCTGGGAGAGTTCTTCCGCCGCGTCTTCGCCGAGAGTCTTCCCGGGCTCACCCTGGCGAGCCCCGACGCGCCCGCGCGCGAGACGCTCCTCCGGGGAGCGGCACTGCTGCACGAGCTCTGTCCCAGGCTCGCGCGCAGCGCGCTGAGCCACGTGCATGTGATCGTCGTCGCGGGCAAGGAGTCGTCGCCCGGCTTCGCGTCGCTCACGCATCCGCGCATCCCCGGGGCGATGTTCCTGTCGACGGCCGTGCTGGGCGATGCGTGGCAGGCAGCCGAGTATCTCCTGCACGAGGCGATGCACGTCAAGTTCACCGATCTCGAGCACACCCACTCCCTGCTGGGCGAACACTACGACGCGGAGACCTCGCCGCTGATCCGCCCGCACTGGAACAGGGCCCGGCCCCAGGCGGACGACGGCTGGCCGATCGATCGTGCGCTCACCGTGAGCCACGTCTACACCAGCCTGGCGCTGTTCCACTCCACGGTGGCCGCACGGCACGCGGAGCTGGCCGACCGGTACGGCCCGATCACCGGAGCGGACCCCGCCAGGCAGGCAAGACGGTCCTTCGACCGGGCCCAGTACCTCATCCAGCGCCTCGGCGGCCGGACGGAGCAGCTCGGAACCGGTGGCCGGCTCTTCCTGCGCTGGCTGCACGGGATCAACCAGGCGTTCGACCCGTCACCCGCACCGGAGGGCACTTACGTGCACCTCGTGCTCGACCTCTACGAACGCGAAGCGGACACGATCCGCAGAGCACTGACCAGGCCCGGAGCCCCACACGCCGATGAGGACGCCGCCTCGCTGCGCAGCGCCGCGAGGCACGAGATCGGCAGCTGCCTCGCCGTCCTCGCGGGAGAGCCGGCCGGTCGGAGCCGCGAGCTGCGGGACCAGGACGGAGTGCTCGCGGAGCTCGAATCCCGCCAGGCGTCCTTCCACGACAGCGCCGAGGCGTTCCTGCGGACCAGGGAGGTCGTGCTGCGGGCCCTGAGCCCCATGCCCGGCAGGCGGGAGGAGGCGTCGGCCGAGCTGGTCCGGGCGATGGTCGAGGAGTCGGGCCGCCGCCTGGGCGCCCTGCTCGAACGCTGATCGCGGGGTGGCGGGGCCGCCGCGGCCCCGCCGCCCGGCAACCGCAGACGTCAAGGAGCGCAGGCGATGCCTGACGAGGATGAGAGGGCACCGCGGAGTGCCGACAGATCACAGGACCCGATCGTGGACAGGCTCCGGCCCGATCCGGCGCGGGCTCCCGCGGCGGTCCTGCGCATGACCGGCTTTCTCGGCGACAGCGACCGGCCGGGCCACCGGCGGCTGTACTTCACGCGCGAGCTCGACTACTACGCGGAGTTCCGCACCGGCGACGTCGTCGACCTGGCCGCCGTCGGCCGCGAGGAGGAGCCGTTCCCCGGTGAGGAGGCCACCCGGGTTTCCCTGCGCCGCGACGCGATGGTGGAGTTCACCAGAACCCGGACGGCCCGCGCTCTCGACGAGTTCGACCTCGACGTCCGGATCGGCCGGCCGAGGAGCGGCGGGTGCGTCCCGGGCCTGACCGACTCCCGCGAGCACGGCTGTCCCGAGCCGACAGCGGCGGGCGGCGGGGACTGCGTGACACCCGGCACCTGCGCGCCGACCTGCGAGACCTGCGTGACCAACTGCGGATCCTGCTACGAGACCTGCCTCAGCCCCACCAACTGC
The nucleotide sequence above comes from Nonomuraea gerenzanensis. Encoded proteins:
- a CDS encoding DUF1048 domain-containing protein; its protein translation is MTAESNESKSRYLQYLELVLGPLEDKKRWRQYKARVKGLPENYRIAVEALERYLMHFGPADGAGAMAMYEDLADLFEQSAADGIPIRAVFGDDPIEFVETFMANYPLGQYRRRERDRFTSAVERAAGEDRTK
- a CDS encoding PadR family transcriptional regulator, which gives rise to MGKLVTEMLKGTLEGIVLAILAVRPAYGYEITAWLRDQGFSDIAEGTIYALLVRVEQRGLVDVEKVPSEKGPPRKVYSLNAQGREYLEEFWRTWSFLAERIEQLRKGGPQS
- a CDS encoding aKG-HExxH-type peptide beta-hydroxylase codes for the protein MNTTRTHLLNSDEARREAEEILAGDRPFGDCDYIRQRTRIHYRHRLLLLKEHSKGAHLLFTAQEDTSDGRHHQVLGDPAVRVAIDTWLGAVLGGRELPWPEEELDAVLETAAARSARADVPPLAEGAADLVRLHEAAWPWVWTEPRAEVDPLGEFFRRVFAESLPGLTLASPDAPARETLLRGAALLHELCPRLARSALSHVHVIVVAGKESSPGFASLTHPRIPGAMFLSTAVLGDAWQAAEYLLHEAMHVKFTDLEHTHSLLGEHYDAETSPLIRPHWNRARPQADDGWPIDRALTVSHVYTSLALFHSTVAARHAELADRYGPITGADPARQARRSFDRAQYLIQRLGGRTEQLGTGGRLFLRWLHGINQAFDPSPAPEGTYVHLVLDLYEREADTIRRALTRPGAPHADEDAASLRSAARHEIGSCLAVLAGEPAGRSRELRDQDGVLAELESRQASFHDSAEAFLRTREVVLRALSPMPGRREEASAELVRAMVEESGRRLGALLER
- a CDS encoding ABC transporter ATP-binding protein; this encodes MTTTQQAPAIQVHGLHKSYKDLHVLRGVDFEVTRGSIFALLGSNGAGKTTAIKILSTLLRPDAGTARVNGHDVTTRAADVRESISLTGQFAAVDEILTGRENLVLVARLRHLKDPGKVADDLLRRFSLTEAGGRKVGTYSGGMRRRLDIAMSLIGDPPVIFLDEPTTGLDPQARIEVWQAVRELAQGGTTVLLTTQYLDEAEQLADRIAILHEGRILVNGTLDELKRLLPPAKVEYVEKQPTLEDVFLSLVGTKA